A single Streptomyces sp. 2114.4 DNA region contains:
- a CDS encoding 4Fe-4S dicluster domain-containing protein codes for MTADPVPDAGAEPPARSLVDRLLSGPEPDPAGDAGYEDTPPRVGFFTDTSVCIGCKACEVACKEWNALPEDGFSLTGMSYDNTQGLGASTWRHVAFIEQNKPVHTGPPEPEGRTLLPLADGPAQTEPSQEPGGMRWLMSSDVCKHCTHAACLDVCPTGSLFRTEFGTVVVQEDICNGCGYCVPACPYGVIEQRAEDGRAFKCTMCYDRLGAGQEPACAKACPTDSIQFGPLDELRERAALRVEQLQASGVPEARLYGHEPDDGVGGDGAFFLLLDEPEVYGLPPAPVVTTRDLPAMWRHAGAAALSLLAAGALSHVLPALGRAAGLRKGRR; via the coding sequence ATGACGGCCGATCCCGTACCGGACGCCGGGGCCGAGCCACCGGCCCGGTCACTCGTCGACCGGCTCCTGTCCGGCCCCGAGCCCGACCCGGCCGGCGACGCCGGATACGAGGACACCCCGCCCCGCGTCGGGTTCTTCACCGACACCTCCGTGTGCATCGGCTGCAAGGCCTGCGAGGTGGCCTGCAAGGAGTGGAACGCCCTCCCCGAGGACGGGTTCTCCCTCACCGGCATGTCCTACGACAACACCCAGGGGCTCGGAGCGTCCACCTGGCGGCACGTCGCCTTCATCGAACAGAACAAGCCCGTGCACACCGGCCCGCCCGAGCCGGAAGGCCGCACCCTGCTGCCACTCGCCGACGGCCCGGCGCAGACCGAGCCGTCCCAGGAGCCCGGCGGAATGCGGTGGCTCATGTCCTCCGATGTGTGCAAGCACTGCACCCATGCCGCCTGCCTCGACGTCTGCCCCACCGGCTCACTCTTCCGCACCGAGTTCGGGACGGTCGTGGTCCAGGAGGACATCTGCAACGGCTGCGGCTACTGCGTCCCGGCCTGCCCGTACGGTGTGATCGAGCAACGCGCGGAAGACGGCCGGGCGTTCAAATGCACGATGTGTTACGACCGGCTCGGGGCCGGGCAGGAGCCGGCCTGCGCCAAGGCGTGCCCCACGGATTCCATCCAGTTCGGCCCCCTCGACGAACTGCGGGAACGTGCCGCCCTTCGCGTGGAACAACTCCAGGCGTCCGGCGTACCCGAGGCGCGTCTGTACGGACACGAACCGGATGACGGAGTGGGCGGTGACGGTGCCTTCTTCCTGCTTTTGGACGAACCCGAGGTCTACGGTCTGCCGCCGGCGCCCGTCGTGACCACCAGGGACCTGCCCGCGATGTGGAGACACGCGGGCGCCGCCGCGCTGTCCCTCCTCGCCGCAGGGGCCCTCTCCCACGTTCTGCCCGCCCTCGGCCGGGCCGCGGGCCTGCGGAAAGGACGCCGATGA
- a CDS encoding TIGR03557 family F420-dependent LLM class oxidoreductase has translation MQIGYKLAAESFGPEELVRQAVLAEQAGFDFVEMSDHYHPWLDVQGHSPFAWTVLGTIAAKTERIGLATGVTCPSVRYHPAIIAQAAATLALLSDGRFTLGVGSGERLNEHVTGEGFPHSVPERHARLREALEIIRLLWSGGYQSYDGRYLKLDDARVFDLPQKLPQIVVAAGGPTAARLAAEAGDGLFATEPAGETVEAYRRAGGDGPRYAEVPMAWAPHARTGAQAALETSRWAVTGWKVMSELPNPTNFEAATATVREEDILSTFACGTDPARFLQVAQPFVDAGFDRLVAQNAGPDPDGFMDFYRSELDQRLRGLQPAAG, from the coding sequence GTGCAGATCGGCTACAAACTCGCTGCCGAGTCCTTCGGGCCCGAAGAACTGGTACGCCAGGCGGTGCTCGCGGAGCAGGCGGGTTTTGACTTCGTCGAGATGAGCGACCACTACCACCCCTGGCTGGACGTCCAGGGCCACTCCCCCTTCGCCTGGACGGTGCTCGGGACCATCGCCGCCAAGACCGAACGCATCGGCCTGGCAACCGGAGTGACGTGCCCCTCGGTCCGCTATCACCCCGCGATCATCGCGCAGGCGGCCGCAACCCTCGCCCTGCTCTCCGACGGCCGCTTCACGCTCGGCGTGGGCTCGGGGGAACGGCTCAACGAGCACGTGACCGGAGAAGGCTTCCCCCACTCCGTACCTGAGCGGCACGCACGGCTGCGGGAGGCACTGGAGATCATCAGGCTGCTGTGGAGCGGTGGCTACCAGTCCTACGACGGTCGGTATCTGAAGCTGGACGACGCCCGCGTCTTCGACCTCCCCCAAAAACTCCCGCAAATCGTGGTGGCCGCCGGCGGCCCCACCGCGGCCCGTCTCGCCGCCGAGGCCGGAGACGGGCTCTTCGCCACTGAGCCCGCGGGCGAGACCGTGGAGGCATACCGTCGCGCGGGCGGCGACGGTCCGCGGTACGCCGAGGTGCCCATGGCCTGGGCTCCCCACGCGCGCACCGGGGCACAGGCCGCCCTGGAGACCTCACGGTGGGCGGTGACCGGGTGGAAGGTGATGAGCGAGTTGCCCAACCCGACGAACTTCGAGGCCGCCACTGCCACCGTGCGCGAAGAGGACATCCTGTCCACGTTCGCCTGCGGAACCGACCCCGCGAGGTTCCTGCAGGTGGCACAGCCCTTCGTGGACGCGGGCTTCGACCGGCTCGTGGCACAGAACGCCGGGCCGGACCCGGACGGGTTCATGGACTTCTACCGAAGCGAACTGGACCAGCGGCTGCGTGGCTTGCAGCCCGCTGCCGGGTAG
- the nrfD gene encoding NrfD/PsrC family molybdoenzyme membrane anchor subunit, giving the protein MVPRAEFQSYYGRPVIKAPSWSPRDIAGYFFLGGLAGAGSVLAAGAHFTGRPVTATALKVSSVGAAGLSVAALIHDLGRPSRFTHMLRVFKPTSPMSVGSWLLGVYGPAAGLAAATAVSGTFRRVGAAATLGAALTGPAVATYTAVLAADTAVPAWHGAHRELPYLFAASATAAASGMALVAGPIRETGPARCAAVLAAAGDLAASTAAERRLGSVAETWREGRAGTLLRCARTLIVGGAAAGIAAPFLGRAARPAASVAGLALLAGSACTRFGVFAAGVASAEDPRHTVVPQRERLERERAAQENGGAYDPDKE; this is encoded by the coding sequence ATGGTCCCACGCGCCGAGTTCCAGTCCTATTACGGCAGGCCCGTCATCAAGGCGCCGTCCTGGTCGCCCCGTGACATCGCCGGCTACTTCTTCCTCGGCGGTCTCGCGGGAGCCGGATCGGTCCTCGCAGCAGGCGCCCACTTCACGGGGCGTCCCGTGACCGCGACCGCGCTCAAGGTGTCCTCCGTCGGGGCCGCCGGCCTGTCCGTGGCCGCGCTGATCCACGATCTCGGGCGCCCGTCGCGGTTCACCCACATGCTGCGGGTGTTCAAGCCGACCTCGCCGATGAGCGTCGGCTCCTGGCTGCTGGGCGTCTACGGGCCGGCCGCCGGACTCGCCGCCGCCACCGCCGTCAGCGGCACCTTCCGACGTGTGGGTGCCGCCGCGACCCTCGGCGCGGCGCTCACCGGTCCCGCGGTCGCCACGTACACCGCCGTCCTCGCGGCCGACACCGCCGTTCCCGCCTGGCACGGCGCGCACCGCGAACTCCCCTATCTCTTCGCGGCCTCCGCGACCGCCGCGGCCTCGGGGATGGCCCTCGTCGCCGGACCGATCCGCGAGACGGGCCCTGCCCGCTGCGCCGCTGTGCTCGCAGCCGCCGGAGACCTCGCCGCGAGCACAGCCGCCGAGCGTCGCCTGGGCAGCGTCGCCGAGACCTGGCGGGAAGGGCGGGCGGGCACGCTGCTTCGCTGCGCCCGCACGCTCATCGTGGGCGGCGCGGCGGCGGGAATCGCGGCTCCGTTCCTGGGACGCGCCGCACGCCCGGCCGCATCCGTCGCCGGGCTGGCCCTGCTCGCCGGCTCTGCGTGCACCCGCTTCGGGGTCTTCGCGGCGGGGGTCGCCTCGGCCGAGGACCCCCGGCACACCGTCGTACCGCAACGCGAACGACTCGAACGGGAGCGTGCCGCACAGGAAAACGGCGGAGCGTACGACCCGGACAAGGAGTGA